A stretch of the Ananas comosus cultivar F153 linkage group 14, ASM154086v1, whole genome shotgun sequence genome encodes the following:
- the LOC109720052 gene encoding EID1-like F-box protein 3: protein GGGGGGAAGGDVNAGIMDERVLVLVFRSLNFDPRAVGVAACVSRRLRAVAERVLWRELCISRAPRMVAALTDGLSPAGRVGGGWHALAKLLFFCCGCAPSRFFALAAPLPGHFAPESRFSKTSGRSFLARRCWGDLLYVSDPCEHPAGGGGGGAGAAAGEDLGSFRGVFRGFVRSRTRAWLVGRQAELEARVRCPYCGARVWSMTAAGLVPRSAPRRLGSRDGGGGLEYFVCVNGHLHGCCWLAHLSDDDDDNNDDDDGDDIGDIDESGVAW from the coding sequence ggcggcggcggcggcggcgctgctGGGGGGGACGTGAACGCGGGGATCATGGACGAGCGGGTGCTGGTGCTGGTGTTCCGGTCGCTGAACTTCGACCCGCGCGCGGTGGGCGTCGCGGCGTGCGTGAGCCGCCGCCTGCGCGCGGTGGCGGAGCGCGTGCTGTGGCGGGAGCTGTGCATCTCGCGCGCCCCGCGCATGGTCGCCGCGCTGACGGACGGGCTCTCCCCGGCCGGCCGCGTCGGCGGGGGCTGGCACGCGCTCGcgaagctcctcttcttctgctGCGGCTGCGCCCCCTCCCGCTTCTTCGCGCTCGCCGCGCCGCTGCCGGGCCACTTCGCCCCGGAGTCCCGCTTCTCCAAGACCTCCGGCCGCAGCTTCCTGGCGCGCCGCTGCTGGGGCGACCTGCTGTACGTCAGCGACCCCTGCGAGCACccggccggaggaggaggaggaggagccggGGCGGCGGCCGGCGAGGACCTGGGGTCGTTCCGGGGGGTGTTCCGGGGGTTCGTGCGGTCGCGCACGCGGGCGTGGCTGGTCGGGCGGCAGGCCGAGCTGGAGGCGCGCGTGCGCTGCCCCTACTGCGGGGCGCGCGTCTGGAGCATGACGGCCGCCGGCCTCGTCCCGCGCAGCGCGCCCCGCCGCCTCGGCTcgcgcgacggcggcggcggcctcgaGTACTTCGTCTGCGTCAACGGACACCTCCACGGCTGCTGCTGGCTCGCCCAcctctccgacgacgacgacgataacaacgacgacgacgacggcgacgacatCGGCGACATCGATGAGAGCGGCGTTGCGTGGTGA